A single window of Dermacentor albipictus isolate Rhodes 1998 colony chromosome 1, USDA_Dalb.pri_finalv2, whole genome shotgun sequence DNA harbors:
- the LOC135919887 gene encoding protein snail homolog Sna-like: MPRSFLIKKHVNAGATAVSRPVAVVKRPWLDEISHEAEDLSTSPPPVVRVPMALSPALSDGCVPDIARPFDLSLKARKSSGRSEYPSIHRPVALTPPPGVALIAPKGDRTMDWPHQPAYLAHSYMPLTLYPVAAASDYYAPMVPPPLVAGHPLTPRDLAKQSPPQRDAVVPSWSSGVSSSSSDEKESRGSPAPPERPRRRPENAPRYPCTGCNRSYSTYSGLSKHRQFHCSATTSKSFSCKYCEKDYSSLGALKMHIRTHTLPCKCKLCGKAFSRPWLLQGHIRTHTGEKPFACPHCSRAFADRSNLRAHLQTHSDIKKYSCKSCSRTFSRMSLLLKHEDGGCPAAALNRSQPKP; the protein is encoded by the exons ATGCCGCGTTCGTTCCTCATCAAGAAGCACGTCAACGCGGGAGCTACGGCCGTGTCGCGGCCTGTAGCCGTTGTCAAGAGGCCCTGGCTGGACGAGATTTCGCACGAAGCTGAGGACCTCAGCACGTCGCCCCCGCCAGTAGTGCGGGTGCCTATGGCGTTGTCACCGGCGCTCTCCGATGGCTGCGTACCAG ATATCGCGCGGCCATTCGACCTCAGCCTAAAGGCGAGAAAATCGAGCGGGAGGTCCGAGTACCCTTCCATTCACCGGCCCGTTGCCCTGACACCGCCACCGGGAGTGGCCCTCATCGCCCCCAAGGGTGACCGGACCATGGACTGGCCGCACCAGCCTGCGTACCTGGCGCACAGCTACATGCCGCTCACGCTCTACCCTGTGGCAGCCGCGAGCGACTACTACGCGCCCATGGTTCCTCCACCTCTAGTGGCTGGCCACCCGCTGACGCCACGCGATCTGGCCAAGCAGAGCCCACCCCAGCGAGACGCCGTGGTTCCCTCGTGGTCGTCTGGCGTCTCCTCTTCTTCTTCGGACGAAAAGGAGTCGCGTGGCTCGCCAGCGCCCCCTGAGCGGCCCCGGAGGCGGCCCGAGAACGCACCACGCTACCCTTGCACTGGCTGCAACCGCAGCTACTCCACCTACAGCGGCCTGTCCAAGCACCGGCAGTTCCATTGCTCCGCCACCACGAGCAAGTCCTTCTCGTGCAAATACTGCGAGAAGGACTACTCGTCGCTGGGCGCGCTCAAGATGCACATCCGCACGCACACGCTTCCCTGCAAGTGCAAGCTGTGCGGCAAAGCCTTCTCGCGACCCTGGCTTCTCCAGGGCCACATAAGGACGCACACCGGAGAGAAGCCGTTCGCCTGCCCACACTGCAGCCGAGCCTTCGCCGACCGCTCAAACCTCCGCGCCCACTTGCAGACGCATTCGGACATTAAGAAGTACAGCTGCAAGTCATGTAGCCGTACTTTCTCGCGCATGTCCTTGTTGCTCAAGCACGAAGATGGTGGCTGCCCCGCCGCGGCGCTCAACCGCAGTCAGCCTAAGCCCTAG